The following coding sequences are from one Ancylobacter sp. TS-1 window:
- a CDS encoding ABC transporter ATP-binding protein has product MYITLDGVSRQYGDIWAVDRVDMGIGRSEFVSLLGPSGSGKTTLLRIIAGLEKPTQGRVLIDGVDVTDLPPHKRGVAMVFQEFLLFPHRTVYENLAFPLRMLKLPRAEIEERVAWVVGILSLSGLEKRYPNQLSGGQQQRVALGRGLVGRPKALLLDEPLANLDRELRQEMEVEIRRHQIALGIPFIYVTHNQEEALSMSDRIAVVRKGRVEDFAPRTQIYDTPRTAFIAQFVGRSNRFEGVVEADGTVASDCGARLAIPASGLAGGSRAVVFVKNEKLRLDPAGMAPAGATCLPCTVKDVILRGAYADYILAFGARELNASRPRSERAFLAGEAVTASFDPADVDVFDSAGERPS; this is encoded by the coding sequence GTGTACATCACCCTCGACGGGGTCTCGCGCCAGTACGGCGACATCTGGGCCGTGGACCGCGTGGACATGGGGATCGGCAGGAGCGAGTTCGTCTCGCTGCTTGGCCCCAGCGGTTCCGGCAAGACGACGCTGCTGCGCATCATCGCCGGCCTTGAGAAGCCCACGCAGGGCCGCGTGCTGATCGACGGCGTCGACGTCACCGACCTGCCGCCGCACAAGCGCGGCGTCGCCATGGTGTTCCAGGAATTCCTGCTGTTCCCCCACCGCACCGTCTACGAGAACCTCGCCTTCCCGCTGCGCATGCTCAAGCTGCCCAGGGCCGAGATCGAGGAGCGCGTGGCCTGGGTGGTCGGCATCCTGTCGCTGTCCGGGCTGGAGAAGCGCTACCCGAACCAGCTTTCCGGCGGCCAGCAGCAGCGCGTGGCGCTGGGGCGCGGCCTCGTCGGCCGGCCCAAGGCCCTGCTGCTCGACGAGCCGCTGGCCAATCTCGACCGCGAGCTGCGCCAGGAAATGGAGGTGGAGATCCGCCGCCACCAGATCGCGCTCGGCATCCCCTTCATCTACGTCACCCACAATCAGGAAGAGGCGCTCTCGATGAGCGACCGCATCGCGGTCGTGCGCAAGGGGCGCGTGGAGGACTTCGCGCCGCGCACGCAGATCTACGACACGCCGCGCACCGCCTTCATCGCCCAGTTCGTCGGCCGCTCGAACCGCTTCGAGGGAGTGGTGGAAGCCGACGGCACGGTCGCGAGCGACTGCGGCGCGCGGCTCGCGATTCCCGCCTCCGGCCTTGCCGGCGGGTCCCGCGCGGTGGTCTTCGTCAAGAACGAGAAGCTGCGCCTCGATCCGGCCGGCATGGCGCCTGCCGGTGCCACGTGCCTGCCCTGCACGGTCAAGGACGTTATCCTGCGCGGCGCCTATGCCGACTACATCCTCGCCTTCGGCGCGCGCGAGCTGAACGCCAGCCGCCCGCGCTCCGAACGGGCCTTCCTCGCCGGCGAGGCGGTGACGGCGAGCTTCGACCCTGCCGATGTGGACGTGTTCGACAGCGCGGGGGAGCGGCCCTCATGA
- the choX gene encoding choline ABC transporter substrate-binding protein produces MIKRLLVACVALSASLASPAAFAGDPATCAKPSLSDVGWTDITATTEITRQILASLGYKPDVAILSVAITFKALENGDRDIFLGNWMPLQEPTQVPLVKAGKIDVVATNLKDARVGFATSKAAYDTGLKTYADIAKFKDKLDGKIYGIEAGSSANTTISKMIADNTFGVGGFTLVESSEQAMLSQAAHRIKQGEPVVFFGWQPHPMNLNLPITYLTNGNDVFGPNDGGATVVTLTRPGYVKQCPNVGKLLTNLTFDVATEDRLMSDILDKGMQPDAAVRAWLKENPAAIDRWLDGVTTLDGKPGAAAVKGALGLKS; encoded by the coding sequence ATGATCAAGCGCCTTCTCGTTGCCTGCGTCGCCCTGTCCGCATCGCTCGCGTCGCCCGCCGCCTTCGCCGGCGACCCGGCGACCTGTGCGAAGCCGAGCCTCTCCGATGTCGGCTGGACCGACATCACCGCCACCACCGAGATCACCCGGCAGATCCTCGCCAGCCTCGGCTACAAGCCGGACGTCGCCATCCTCTCCGTCGCCATCACCTTCAAGGCGCTGGAGAACGGCGACCGCGACATCTTCCTCGGCAACTGGATGCCCCTGCAGGAGCCGACGCAGGTGCCTCTCGTCAAGGCCGGCAAGATCGACGTCGTCGCCACCAACCTCAAGGATGCCCGCGTTGGCTTCGCGACCTCCAAGGCCGCCTATGATACGGGCCTGAAGACCTATGCCGACATCGCCAAGTTCAAGGACAAGCTGGACGGCAAGATCTACGGCATCGAGGCCGGCAGCAGCGCCAACACCACCATCTCCAAGATGATCGCCGACAACACCTTCGGCGTCGGCGGCTTCACGCTGGTGGAGTCGAGCGAGCAGGCGATGCTCTCGCAGGCCGCCCACCGCATCAAGCAGGGCGAGCCTGTGGTGTTCTTCGGCTGGCAGCCGCACCCGATGAACCTCAATCTGCCGATCACCTATCTGACCAATGGCAACGACGTGTTCGGCCCCAATGACGGCGGCGCCACCGTGGTCACGCTGACCCGGCCGGGCTACGTCAAGCAGTGCCCGAATGTCGGCAAGCTGCTGACCAACCTGACCTTCGACGTCGCCACCGAGGACCGGCTGATGAGCGATATCCTCGACAAGGGGATGCAGCCCGACGCCGCCGTGCGCGCCTGGCTGAAGGAGAACCCGGCCGCCATTGACCGCTGGCTCGACGGCGTGACCACGCTCGACGGCAAGCCGGGCGCGGCGGCGGTGAAGGGCGCGCTCGGCCTCAAGTCCTGA
- a CDS encoding carnitine 3-dehydrogenase, with the protein MTATIPGGLAPISRAAAIGGGVIGGGWIARFLLAGIDMKVFDPHPEAQRIVAEVIANAERAYGLLTSAPLPARGRLTFCASVAEAVADAQWVQESVPERLDLKRRVLAEIDAAAPAEALIGSSTSGLKPTDLQEALAHPERLFVAHPYNPVYLLPLVEIVGGAATTPATVARAKQVLEAIGMKGVVIAREIEAFVGDRLLEALWREALWLIKDDICDVETLDDVIRYSFGLRWAQMGLFQTYRIAGGEAGMRHFLAQFGPCLQWPWTKLTDVVDLDDALVEKIGAQSDAQAAGLSIRELERIRDENLVGIVQALKASRGGEGWGAGALLGDFERRLWAAAGGESAGAPDIAAPLALHEARVSPAWIDYNGHMTEHRYLQAFGDATDALLRLIGVDLAYVEAGRSYYTVETHIRHLDEARLGEALRVTTQLLAVDGKRIHLFHRLFAGPEGREIATAEQMLLHVDTRAGRAVPAPEAVLAGLSPIAQAHARLAAPEGAGRSVGAKRVAEAV; encoded by the coding sequence ATGACGGCGACAATTCCGGGGGGCCTTGCTCCCATCTCCCGCGCGGCCGCCATCGGCGGCGGGGTCATCGGCGGCGGCTGGATCGCCCGCTTCCTGCTCGCCGGCATCGACATGAAGGTGTTCGATCCGCACCCCGAGGCGCAGCGCATCGTGGCGGAGGTGATCGCCAATGCCGAGCGGGCCTATGGGCTGCTCACCAGCGCGCCGCTGCCCGCGCGCGGCCGGCTCACCTTCTGCGCCAGTGTGGCCGAGGCGGTGGCGGATGCGCAATGGGTGCAGGAGAGCGTGCCCGAGCGGCTCGACCTCAAGCGCCGCGTGCTCGCCGAGATCGACGCGGCGGCCCCGGCGGAGGCGCTGATCGGCTCCTCCACCTCCGGCCTCAAGCCGACCGACCTGCAGGAAGCGCTGGCGCATCCCGAACGGCTCTTCGTCGCCCATCCCTATAACCCGGTCTATCTGCTGCCGCTGGTGGAGATCGTCGGCGGCGCGGCGACCACGCCCGCCACCGTCGCGCGGGCGAAGCAGGTGCTGGAAGCCATCGGCATGAAGGGCGTCGTCATCGCCCGCGAGATCGAGGCCTTCGTCGGCGACCGGCTGCTGGAGGCGCTGTGGCGCGAGGCGCTGTGGCTGATCAAGGACGACATTTGCGACGTCGAGACTTTGGACGACGTGATCCGCTATTCCTTCGGCCTGCGCTGGGCGCAGATGGGGCTGTTCCAGACCTACCGCATCGCCGGCGGCGAGGCCGGCATGCGCCATTTCCTCGCCCAGTTCGGCCCGTGCCTGCAGTGGCCGTGGACCAAGCTGACCGATGTCGTCGACCTCGACGACGCGCTGGTCGAGAAGATCGGCGCGCAGTCGGATGCGCAGGCGGCGGGGCTCTCGATCCGCGAGCTGGAGCGCATACGCGACGAGAACCTCGTCGGCATCGTGCAGGCGCTGAAGGCGAGCCGGGGTGGCGAGGGCTGGGGTGCGGGCGCGCTGCTGGGCGATTTCGAGCGGCGGCTGTGGGCGGCGGCCGGCGGCGAATCCGCCGGGGCGCCCGATATCGCCGCGCCGCTGGCGCTGCACGAGGCGCGCGTCTCGCCGGCCTGGATCGACTATAACGGCCACATGACCGAGCACCGCTATTTGCAGGCGTTCGGCGACGCCACCGACGCGCTGCTGCGCCTGATCGGCGTCGATCTCGCCTATGTCGAGGCCGGCCGCAGCTACTACACGGTCGAGACCCATATCCGCCATCTCGACGAGGCGCGGCTCGGCGAGGCGCTGCGTGTCACGACGCAGCTTCTCGCGGTCGACGGCAAGCGCATCCACCTGTTCCACCGCCTGTTCGCCGGGCCCGAGGGCCGGGAGATCGCCACCGCCGAGCAGATGCTGCTGCATGTCGACACTAGGGCGGGGCGCGCGGTGCCGGCGCCGGAGGCTGTGCTGGCCGGTTTGTCGCCGATTGCGCAGGCGCATGCGCGGCTCGCCGCGCCGGAGGGCGCCGGCCGTTCGGTCGGGGCGAAGCGGGTGGCCGAAGCGGTGTGA
- a CDS encoding ABC-F family ATP-binding cassette domain-containing protein, with product MIRLDSISKQNGKQIVFIEASATLLKGEKIGLVGPNGAGKTTLFRMITGEEAADEGQVSVDRGTTIGYFSQDVGEMAGQSVLAEVMDGAGPVSTIAAELRSLEAAMVDPDRADEMDAVIERYGEVQARFEELDGYSLEGRAAEVLAGLGFSQEMIDGDVGKLSGGWKMRVALARILLMRPDVMLLDEPSNHLDIESLIWLEAFLKNFDGALMMTSHDRAFMNRIVTKVVEIDAGTLTSYSGDYEFYAQQRALAEKQQQAQFERQQAMLAKEIAFIERFKARASHAAQVQSRVKKLDKIERVEPPRRRQTVAFEFQSPPRSGEDVVSLRGVHKSYGPRRIYEGLDFSVRRRERWCVMGVNGAGKSTLLKLVAGETRPDDGTVALGGSVKMAYFAQHAMEVLEGERTVFETLEDAFPQAGQGSLRSLAGCFGFSGDDVEKRCRVLSGGEKARLAMARMLYDPPNFLVLDEPTNHLDIATKEMLIAALANYEGTMVFVSHDRHFLAALSNRVLELTPEGVHQYGGGYTEYVARTGQEAPGLRS from the coding sequence ATGATCCGCCTCGATTCCATCAGCAAGCAGAACGGCAAGCAGATCGTCTTCATCGAGGCGTCGGCGACGTTGCTCAAGGGCGAGAAGATCGGCCTCGTCGGCCCCAATGGCGCCGGCAAGACCACGCTGTTCCGGATGATCACCGGCGAGGAAGCGGCGGATGAGGGACAGGTGTCGGTCGATCGCGGCACCACCATCGGCTATTTCAGCCAGGATGTGGGCGAGATGGCCGGCCAGTCCGTGCTGGCCGAGGTGATGGACGGCGCCGGGCCGGTGAGCACCATCGCCGCCGAGCTGCGGTCACTGGAAGCGGCCATGGTCGATCCCGACCGCGCCGACGAGATGGACGCCGTCATCGAGCGCTATGGCGAGGTGCAGGCGCGCTTCGAGGAACTGGACGGCTATTCGCTGGAGGGCCGCGCCGCCGAGGTGCTCGCCGGTCTCGGCTTCTCGCAGGAGATGATCGACGGCGATGTCGGCAAGCTCTCGGGCGGCTGGAAGATGCGCGTGGCGCTCGCCCGCATCCTGCTCATGCGCCCCGACGTGATGCTGCTCGACGAGCCCTCCAACCATCTCGACATCGAGAGCCTGATCTGGCTGGAGGCGTTCCTGAAGAATTTCGACGGCGCGCTGATGATGACCTCGCACGACCGCGCCTTCATGAACCGCATCGTCACCAAGGTGGTGGAGATCGACGCCGGGACGCTTACCTCCTATTCCGGCGATTACGAGTTCTACGCCCAGCAGCGCGCGCTCGCCGAGAAGCAGCAGCAGGCGCAGTTCGAGCGCCAGCAGGCCATGCTGGCCAAGGAGATCGCCTTCATCGAGCGGTTCAAGGCGCGCGCCTCGCACGCCGCGCAGGTGCAGAGCCGGGTGAAGAAGCTCGACAAGATCGAGCGGGTGGAGCCGCCGCGCCGCCGCCAGACCGTCGCCTTCGAGTTCCAGTCGCCGCCGCGTTCGGGCGAGGATGTCGTGAGCCTCAGAGGAGTGCACAAGAGCTACGGCCCGCGCCGCATCTATGAGGGGCTGGACTTCAGTGTGCGTCGGCGCGAGCGCTGGTGCGTGATGGGCGTGAACGGCGCCGGCAAGTCGACCCTGCTCAAGCTGGTGGCCGGCGAGACGCGGCCCGACGACGGCACCGTCGCCCTCGGCGGCAGCGTGAAGATGGCCTATTTCGCCCAGCATGCCATGGAAGTGCTGGAGGGCGAGCGCACCGTGTTCGAGACGCTGGAGGACGCCTTCCCGCAGGCTGGACAGGGCAGCCTGCGCTCGCTCGCGGGCTGCTTCGGCTTCTCCGGCGACGACGTGGAGAAGCGCTGCCGCGTGCTCTCGGGCGGCGAGAAGGCGCGGCTCGCCATGGCCCGCATGCTCTACGACCCGCCGAATTTCCTCGTGCTCGACGAGCCGACCAACCATCTCGACATCGCCACCAAGGAGATGCTGATCGCCGCGCTCGCCAATTACGAGGGCACCATGGTCTTCGTCAGCCACGACCGGCACTTCCTCGCCGCGCTGTCGAACCGGGTGCTGGAGCTGACGCCCGAGGGCGTGCACCAGTATGGCGGCGGCTACACCGAATATGTCGCGCGGACCGGGCAGGAGGCGCCGGGGCTGCGGAGCTGA
- a CDS encoding GlxA family transcriptional regulator — MIFAHSNEPLDVTLVLFSGLSLLSLAATLDPMRGANRVLGRPAYRWRLTSMDGAMPVSSCGLPIPVEGAFDPTARQDALIAVAAFDVASHATSPVLKAIRAGAKRSSIVGGIESGSWLLGYAGLLDGRRATTHWEDLEDFAARFPHADVQPDRWVVDEPVFTTGGATPALDCMLALIRARQGYSAALDVASLYIYEEVRTGSDVQPIVSLGRIRQHEPRVAEAIRIMETHIDRPLTIAAIARRVGVSTRSLETLFLRTVDVAPGAYYIALRLSAARRLVLDTNLPIADIAERTGFSAIASLSRAFRRQFGQPPSAARRARL; from the coding sequence ATGATCTTTGCCCATTCCAACGAGCCGCTGGACGTCACGCTGGTGCTGTTCTCTGGCCTGTCGCTGCTCTCGCTCGCCGCCACGCTCGACCCGATGCGCGGCGCCAATCGCGTGTTGGGGCGCCCCGCCTATCGCTGGCGGCTGACCTCGATGGACGGCGCCATGCCGGTGTCGAGCTGCGGCCTGCCGATCCCGGTGGAAGGCGCCTTCGATCCGACGGCGCGGCAGGATGCGCTGATCGCCGTGGCCGCCTTCGATGTCGCCAGCCACGCCACGTCCCCGGTGCTGAAGGCGATCCGCGCGGGGGCCAAGCGCTCTTCCATCGTCGGCGGCATCGAATCCGGCTCCTGGCTGCTCGGCTATGCCGGGCTGCTGGACGGGCGCCGGGCGACGACCCACTGGGAGGACCTGGAGGATTTCGCCGCACGCTTTCCCCATGCCGACGTGCAGCCCGACCGCTGGGTGGTGGACGAGCCGGTGTTCACCACCGGCGGGGCGACGCCGGCGCTCGACTGCATGCTGGCGCTGATCCGCGCCCGGCAGGGCTATTCGGCGGCGCTCGATGTCGCCAGCCTCTACATCTACGAGGAGGTGCGCACCGGCTCGGACGTGCAGCCCATCGTCTCGCTCGGGCGTATCCGCCAGCACGAGCCGCGCGTCGCCGAGGCGATCCGCATCATGGAGACCCATATCGACCGCCCGCTCACCATCGCCGCTATCGCGCGGCGGGTGGGCGTGTCGACCCGCAGCCTGGAAACGCTGTTCCTGCGCACGGTCGACGTGGCACCGGGGGCCTATTACATCGCCCTGCGCCTCAGCGCGGCGCGGCGGCTCGTGCTCGACACCAACCTGCCCATTGCCGACATCGCCGAGCGCACCGGCTTCTCGGCCATCGCCTCGCTCTCGCGCGCCTTCCGCCGCCAGTTCGGCCAGCCGCCCTCGGCAGCAAGAAGGGCCCGGCTGTAG
- a CDS encoding 3-keto-5-aminohexanoate cleavage protein — protein sequence MPLSMNRDVFITCAVTGAGATTGKSPHVPVTPQQIAESAIDAAKAGAAIVHCHVRDPETGAAARRLELYREVTDRIRSADIDVVLNLTAGMGGDLVFGGVEAPFPLNAGGTDLVGATERVAHVADCLPEICTLDCGTMNFSLGDYVMTNTPSTLREMARQMTALGVRPEIEAFDTGHLWFAKQLVEEGLIEDPVLIQLCMGIPWGAPDDLNTFMAMVNNVPASWTFSAFSIGRNALAYPAAAVLAGGNVRVGLEDNLYAGKGQLATNAQLVEKAATVVTNMGARIIGPAEVREKLKLVKR from the coding sequence ATGCCGCTTTCGATGAATCGCGACGTCTTCATCACCTGCGCCGTCACCGGTGCGGGCGCCACCACGGGCAAGTCCCCGCATGTGCCGGTGACGCCCCAGCAGATCGCGGAATCGGCCATCGACGCGGCCAAGGCGGGTGCGGCTATCGTGCACTGCCATGTCCGCGACCCGGAGACCGGGGCGGCGGCGCGCCGGCTTGAACTCTATCGCGAGGTGACCGACCGCATCCGCTCGGCGGACATCGATGTGGTGCTGAACCTGACCGCCGGCATGGGCGGCGACCTCGTCTTCGGCGGCGTCGAGGCGCCCTTCCCGCTGAACGCTGGGGGCACCGACCTCGTGGGCGCCACCGAGCGCGTCGCCCATGTCGCCGACTGCCTGCCGGAAATCTGCACGCTCGACTGCGGCACGATGAATTTCAGCCTCGGCGACTATGTGATGACCAACACGCCCTCCACCCTGCGCGAGATGGCGCGGCAGATGACGGCGCTCGGCGTGCGTCCCGAGATCGAAGCCTTCGACACCGGGCACCTCTGGTTCGCCAAGCAGCTCGTCGAGGAAGGGCTGATCGAGGACCCGGTGCTGATCCAGCTCTGCATGGGTATTCCGTGGGGCGCGCCGGACGACCTCAACACGTTCATGGCGATGGTCAACAACGTGCCGGCCAGTTGGACCTTCTCGGCCTTCTCCATCGGGCGCAACGCCCTCGCCTATCCCGCCGCTGCGGTGCTGGCGGGCGGCAATGTCCGCGTCGGGCTGGAGGACAACCTCTATGCCGGCAAGGGCCAGCTCGCCACCAACGCCCAGCTCGTCGAAAAGGCCGCGACGGTGGTGACGAATATGGGCGCGCGCATCATCGGCCCGGCTGAGGTGCGCGAGAAGCTGAAGCTGGTGAAGCGCTGA
- a CDS encoding PotD/PotF family extracellular solute-binding protein, giving the protein MKPHEPHSDAASPAAPAAAPAASSVDRRQALKVMAAGALATVAAPYIRPASAAPGQLRALMWEGYLLPDVIAGFEETHKVKFAPTFFDGNSEAYNKLRVGGTKDFDLVQADGFWPSLYFREKLIRTVDYAKMPSTQHLFPVFKPDQYKLLTDEKTGVQFGVPFCWGSYGTTYNADQVPAEKAASIELLFDPAFGGRLSTSARFEENIALTGILVASRMGTIDKPRPDGKSFNPYVLTDAELEGVEKLLIEQKKLLLTRYQDNATLEQLLASGAVVAAPEFAQVYRLLLAKKAKGEIDTTFAHTLVPKEGGLGWVDTWLVSSGVPDGAGLDVCQSFIDLMTTPETMKKIALASGCSTTIDIRSLSTPEEQKLYLMDRTGELSKMYMFDQPSSTEKWERVWSRMQAA; this is encoded by the coding sequence ATGAAACCGCACGAGCCGCATTCCGACGCCGCCTCGCCCGCCGCTCCGGCCGCCGCTCCGGCTGCATCGTCGGTCGACCGCCGCCAGGCCCTCAAGGTGATGGCCGCCGGCGCGCTGGCCACCGTCGCCGCGCCCTATATCCGCCCGGCCTCCGCCGCCCCCGGCCAGCTCCGCGCGCTGATGTGGGAAGGCTACCTGCTGCCGGACGTGATCGCCGGCTTCGAGGAGACCCACAAGGTCAAGTTCGCGCCCACCTTCTTCGACGGCAATTCCGAGGCCTACAACAAGCTGCGCGTCGGCGGCACCAAGGATTTCGATCTCGTGCAGGCGGACGGCTTCTGGCCGAGCCTGTATTTCCGCGAGAAGCTGATCCGCACCGTCGACTACGCCAAGATGCCGAGCACGCAGCATTTGTTCCCGGTGTTCAAGCCGGACCAGTACAAGCTGCTGACCGACGAGAAGACCGGCGTGCAGTTCGGCGTGCCCTTCTGCTGGGGCAGCTACGGCACCACCTACAATGCCGACCAGGTGCCGGCCGAGAAGGCCGCCAGCATCGAATTGCTGTTCGATCCCGCATTCGGCGGCCGGCTGTCGACCAGCGCCCGCTTCGAGGAAAACATCGCCCTCACCGGAATCCTCGTCGCCTCCCGCATGGGCACGATCGACAAGCCGCGCCCGGACGGCAAGTCCTTCAATCCCTACGTGCTCACCGACGCGGAGCTGGAAGGCGTCGAGAAGCTGCTGATCGAGCAGAAGAAGCTTCTCCTCACCCGCTATCAGGACAACGCCACGCTGGAGCAGCTTCTGGCGAGCGGCGCCGTGGTCGCCGCGCCGGAATTCGCGCAGGTCTACCGCCTGCTGCTGGCCAAGAAGGCGAAAGGCGAGATCGACACCACCTTCGCCCATACGCTGGTGCCGAAGGAAGGCGGCCTCGGCTGGGTCGACACCTGGCTGGTCTCCTCCGGCGTGCCGGACGGGGCCGGGCTCGATGTATGCCAGAGCTTCATCGACCTGATGACGACGCCCGAGACCATGAAGAAGATCGCGCTGGCCAGCGGCTGCTCGACCACGATCGACATACGCAGCCTGTCCACCCCGGAGGAGCAGAAGCTCTATCTGATGGACCGCACCGGCGAACTGTCCAAGATGTACATGTTCGACCAGCCCTCCTCGACCGAGAAGTGGGAGCGGGTCTGGTCGCGGATGCAGGCGGCCTGA
- a CDS encoding aminotransferase class IV, which yields MSEAKPDFSKGAAYINGQFVPISEAKIPVGDWGFTHSDVTYDVVHVTDGGFFRLEDHLDRFHRSLEGYRLDPGVTREEMRAILGKVVALSGLKDAFVAMISTRGVPRVYGSRDPADCQNTFIAYAVPWVDVIKPDVQERGAHLLVAQVPRISQNSLDPTLKNYMWRDFTRGMFEAKDKGFDTAILLDSEGYLTEGAGFNVFIVKGDKVITPDRGALRGITRLAVLDICPELGLEPIVGPITFEELMDADEVFTTTTAGGVMPCARVNERIYGNDRPGPISAKIKETYWRKHKEGWHMTPVNYADADNPFAVAA from the coding sequence ATGAGCGAGGCGAAACCCGATTTCTCGAAAGGCGCCGCCTACATCAACGGCCAGTTCGTTCCGATCTCCGAGGCCAAGATCCCGGTCGGCGACTGGGGCTTCACCCATTCGGACGTGACCTATGACGTCGTCCACGTCACCGATGGCGGCTTCTTCCGCCTCGAGGATCATCTCGACCGCTTCCACCGCTCGCTGGAAGGCTACCGGCTGGATCCCGGCGTCACCCGCGAGGAGATGCGGGCGATCCTCGGCAAGGTCGTCGCCCTGTCCGGCCTGAAGGACGCCTTCGTCGCCATGATCTCGACCCGCGGCGTGCCGCGCGTCTACGGCTCGCGCGACCCGGCCGACTGCCAGAACACCTTCATCGCCTATGCGGTGCCATGGGTGGACGTGATCAAGCCGGACGTGCAGGAGCGCGGCGCGCATCTGCTCGTCGCCCAGGTTCCGCGCATCTCGCAGAACTCGCTCGACCCGACGCTGAAGAACTACATGTGGCGCGACTTCACGCGCGGCATGTTCGAGGCCAAGGACAAGGGCTTCGACACCGCCATCCTGCTCGATTCCGAGGGCTATCTGACCGAGGGCGCCGGCTTCAACGTCTTCATCGTGAAGGGCGACAAGGTCATCACGCCCGATCGCGGCGCGCTGCGCGGCATCACCCGCCTCGCCGTGCTCGACATCTGCCCGGAACTGGGCCTCGAGCCGATCGTCGGGCCGATCACCTTCGAGGAGCTGATGGACGCCGACGAGGTGTTCACCACCACCACGGCCGGCGGCGTCATGCCCTGCGCCCGCGTCAACGAACGCATCTACGGCAATGACCGGCCCGGCCCGATCAGCGCGAAGATCAAGGAAACCTATTGGCGCAAGCACAAGGAGGGCTGGCACATGACGCCGGTCAACTATGCCGACGCCGACAATCCCTTCGCCGTCGCCGCCTGA